From the genome of Streptomyces sp. V1I1, one region includes:
- a CDS encoding ABC transporter ATP-binding protein, with the protein MTALLEVEDLRVAYGKIEAVKGISFSVEAGEVVTLIGTNGAGKTTTLRTLSGLLKPVGGQIKFNGKSLKKTPAHQIVSLGLAHSPEGRHIFPRMTIEDNLRLGAFLRSDKAGIEKDIQRAYDLFPILGERRKQAAGTLSGGEQQMLAMGRALMSQPKLLMLDEPSMGLSPIMMQKIMATIVELKAQGTTILLVEQNAQAALSLADQGHVMEIGNIVLSGTGQDLLHDDSVRKAYLGED; encoded by the coding sequence ATGACCGCACTTCTCGAAGTCGAGGACCTGCGCGTCGCCTACGGCAAGATCGAGGCCGTCAAGGGCATCTCGTTCAGCGTCGAAGCCGGCGAGGTCGTCACCCTCATCGGCACCAACGGTGCCGGCAAGACGACCACGCTGCGCACCCTCTCAGGCCTTCTCAAGCCTGTCGGCGGCCAGATCAAGTTCAACGGCAAGTCGTTGAAGAAGACCCCGGCCCACCAGATCGTCTCGCTCGGACTCGCCCACTCCCCCGAGGGGCGGCACATCTTCCCGCGCATGACGATCGAGGACAACCTGCGGCTCGGCGCCTTCCTCCGCAGCGACAAGGCCGGAATCGAGAAGGACATCCAGCGCGCCTACGACCTCTTCCCCATCCTGGGTGAGCGTCGCAAGCAGGCCGCAGGCACGCTCTCCGGCGGCGAGCAGCAGATGCTCGCCATGGGGCGCGCGCTGATGTCCCAGCCCAAGCTGCTCATGCTCGACGAGCCCTCCATGGGTCTCTCTCCGATCATGATGCAGAAGATCATGGCGACGATCGTCGAGCTCAAGGCCCAGGGCACCACCATTCTGCTCGTCGAGCAGAACGCCCAGGCCGCGCTGTCGCTCGCCGACCAGGGCCATGTCATGGAGATCGGCAATATCGTGCTCTCCGGCACGGGCCAGGACCTGCTCCACGACGACTCGGTCCGCAAGGCCTACCTCGGCGAGGACTGA
- a CDS encoding ABC transporter ATP-binding protein, with the protein MTTDTTTKGTAPATAPGETVLDARGVTMRFGGLTAVRSVDLTVNSGEIVGLIGPNGAGKTTFFNCLTGLYIPTEGEVRYKGTVLPAKSFKVTAAGVARTFQNIRLFGNMTVLENVLVGRHTRTNEGLWSALLRGPGFHKAEAKSRARAMELLEFIGLAGKAEHLSRNLPYGEQRKLEIARALASDPGLLLLDEPTAGMNPQETRATEELVFAIRDMGIAVLVIEHDMRFIFNLCDRVAVLVQGEKLVEGDSETVQGDERVIAAYLGEPFEGAPGDEEAAEVEAAETGAAGSTGPAESASKEND; encoded by the coding sequence ATGACCACCGACACCACCACGAAGGGCACCGCCCCGGCCACCGCGCCCGGCGAGACGGTCCTCGACGCCCGCGGCGTCACCATGCGGTTCGGCGGCCTCACCGCCGTACGCTCGGTCGACCTCACCGTCAACAGCGGCGAGATCGTCGGCCTCATCGGCCCCAACGGCGCGGGGAAGACCACCTTCTTCAACTGCCTCACCGGTCTCTACATCCCCACCGAGGGCGAGGTCCGCTACAAGGGCACCGTCCTCCCCGCCAAGTCCTTCAAGGTCACGGCGGCGGGCGTCGCGCGAACCTTCCAGAACATCCGCCTCTTCGGCAACATGACCGTTCTGGAAAATGTGCTCGTCGGCCGCCACACCCGTACCAATGAAGGCCTCTGGTCCGCCCTCCTGCGCGGCCCCGGCTTCCACAAGGCCGAAGCCAAGTCCCGGGCACGGGCCATGGAACTCCTCGAGTTCATCGGCCTCGCGGGCAAGGCGGAACACCTCTCCCGCAACCTCCCGTACGGCGAACAGCGCAAGCTCGAAATCGCGCGCGCACTCGCCAGCGACCCCGGCCTGCTGCTCCTCGACGAGCCGACGGCCGGCATGAACCCGCAGGAGACGCGGGCCACTGAAGAACTCGTCTTCGCCATCCGGGACATGGGCATCGCCGTCCTCGTCATCGAGCACGACATGCGCTTCATCTTCAACCTGTGCGACCGCGTCGCGGTTCTCGTCCAGGGCGAGAAGCTCGTCGAAGGCGACAGCGAGACCGTCCAGGGCGACGAGCGCGTCATCGCCGCCTACCTCGGCGAGCCCTTCGAAGGCGCCCCCGGCGACGAAGAAGCGGCCGAAGTGGAAGCGGCCGAAACCGGCGCAGCCGGGTCCACCGGACCCGCCGAGTCCGCCAGCAAGGAGAACGACTGA
- a CDS encoding ANTAR domain-containing response regulator translates to MTAPDSPQPVADDDKSHVPPLTTRVVIAEDEALIRLDLKEMLEEEGYAVVGEAGDGQRAIELAREHRPDLVILDVKMPVLDGISAAEKIAEESIAPVLMLTAFSQRDLVERARDAGAMAYLVKPFSKSDVVPAIEMAVSRFTELKALEQEVADLSQRLETRKLVDRAKSVLQTQYGLTEPAAFRWIQKTSMDRRLSMQQVAEAVIEDAEEKKAAKDQ, encoded by the coding sequence GTGACCGCCCCCGACTCGCCCCAGCCCGTCGCCGACGACGACAAGTCGCATGTCCCTCCGCTGACGACCCGCGTCGTGATCGCCGAGGACGAGGCCCTCATCCGTCTCGACCTCAAAGAGATGCTGGAGGAAGAGGGCTACGCGGTCGTCGGCGAGGCCGGAGACGGGCAGCGAGCCATCGAGCTGGCCCGGGAGCACCGGCCCGATCTGGTGATTCTGGATGTGAAGATGCCCGTCCTGGACGGGATTTCCGCGGCCGAGAAGATCGCCGAGGAGTCCATCGCCCCCGTCCTGATGCTCACCGCGTTCTCGCAGCGCGATCTCGTCGAGCGGGCTCGGGACGCCGGGGCCATGGCGTATCTGGTGAAGCCGTTCAGCAAGAGTGATGTGGTGCCGGCCATCGAGATGGCGGTGTCCCGGTTCACCGAGCTGAAGGCTCTGGAGCAGGAGGTCGCCGACCTTTCGCAGCGGCTGGAGACGCGCAAGCTCGTGGACCGTGCGAAGAGCGTTCTGCAGACGCAGTACGGGCTGACGGAGCCGGCCGCGTTCCGCTGGATCCAGAAGACGTCGATGGACCGGCGGCTGTCGATGCAGCAGGTCGCCGAGGCGGTCATCGAGGACGCCGAGGAGAAGAAGGCCGCGAAGGACCAGTAG
- the pyk gene encoding pyruvate kinase, giving the protein MRRAKIVCTLGPATDSYDQIKALVEAGMDVARFNLSHGTYAEHEERYQRVRKASDETGRSVGILADLQGPKIRLGRFREGPVLLERGDEFTITVEETEGDRHTCGTTYQGLAGDVTTGERILVDDGKVALEVTAVDGPRVHTTVVEGGMVSDHKGLNLPGVAVSVPALSEKDIEDLRWALRIGADIIALSFVRSGRDIDDVHRIMEEEGRRLPVIAKVEKPQAVENIDDIVAAFDGIMVARGDLGVEMPLEQVPIVQKRAIKLAKRNAKPVIVATQMLDSMIDNSRPTRAEASDVANAVIDGTDAVMLSGETSVGKYPVETVKTMSRIVEAAEEDVLAKGLPPLTERNKPRTQGGAVARAAAEMGDFLGAKFLVAFTQSGDTVRRLSRYRSPIPLLAFTPDAATRSQLNLTWGVETFLGPRVDSTDAMVAQVDEELLKIGRCEKGDIVVITAGSPPGVPGSTNLVRVHHIGEDDSPK; this is encoded by the coding sequence ATGCGCCGAGCAAAGATCGTCTGCACCCTGGGGCCCGCCACCGACTCATACGACCAGATCAAGGCACTGGTCGAAGCCGGAATGGACGTCGCCCGCTTCAACCTCAGCCACGGCACCTACGCCGAGCACGAGGAGCGCTACCAGCGCGTACGCAAAGCATCCGACGAAACAGGCCGCAGCGTCGGTATCCTCGCCGACCTTCAAGGTCCGAAGATTCGCCTCGGACGCTTCCGTGAAGGTCCCGTACTGCTTGAACGCGGCGATGAATTCACCATCACCGTCGAGGAGACGGAAGGCGACCGCCACACCTGCGGCACCACCTACCAGGGCCTCGCGGGCGATGTCACCACCGGTGAGCGCATCCTCGTCGACGACGGCAAGGTCGCCCTCGAAGTGACCGCGGTGGACGGCCCCCGGGTCCACACCACCGTCGTCGAAGGCGGCATGGTCTCCGACCACAAGGGCCTCAACCTCCCCGGCGTCGCAGTCTCCGTCCCAGCCCTCTCCGAGAAGGACATCGAGGACCTCCGCTGGGCGCTGCGCATCGGGGCCGACATCATCGCGCTCTCCTTCGTACGCAGCGGACGCGACATCGACGACGTCCACCGGATCATGGAGGAGGAGGGCCGCCGCCTCCCCGTCATCGCAAAGGTGGAGAAGCCGCAGGCCGTCGAGAACATCGACGACATCGTGGCCGCCTTCGACGGCATCATGGTCGCCCGCGGCGACCTCGGCGTCGAAATGCCACTGGAGCAGGTGCCGATCGTCCAGAAGCGCGCGATCAAGCTCGCCAAGCGCAACGCCAAGCCGGTCATCGTCGCCACCCAGATGCTCGACTCGATGATCGACAACTCCCGCCCCACACGCGCCGAGGCGTCCGACGTCGCCAACGCCGTCATCGACGGCACCGACGCCGTGATGCTCTCCGGCGAGACCAGCGTCGGCAAGTACCCGGTCGAGACGGTGAAGACGATGAGCCGCATCGTCGAGGCGGCCGAGGAAGACGTCCTCGCCAAGGGCCTGCCCCCGCTGACCGAACGCAACAAGCCCCGCACCCAGGGCGGCGCCGTGGCCCGCGCGGCCGCGGAGATGGGCGACTTCCTGGGCGCGAAGTTCCTGGTCGCCTTCACCCAGTCCGGCGACACGGTCAGGCGCCTCTCCCGCTACCGCTCACCGATCCCGCTGCTCGCCTTCACCCCGGACGCGGCCACCCGCTCCCAGCTCAATCTCACCTGGGGCGTGGAGACCTTCCTCGGCCCGCGTGTCGACTCCACGGACGCGATGGTCGCTCAGGTCGACGAGGAGCTGCTGAAGATCGGCCGCTGCGAGAAGGGTGACATCGTCGTGATCACGGCGGGCTCGCCGCCCGGCGTCCCGGGCTCGACGAACCTGGTGCGCGTCCACCACATCGGCGAGGACGACAGCCCCAAGTAG